The sequence GATGTCATCGTACCAATGGAAACGATGGATGCCTTGATGGATGACGAGATGAAAAAGCAAGTCCGCAGCCAGTTATATATAAACTGTACCGACCCGATGGAAACCCAGAAAGCCCTTGAAGAAGTGGTGCCATCGAACCTGTATATATACAATGTCTATCAAGACAGGCAGCAAGAAGAGCAGCTCATCCTGTTCCTCTCAGTCTTCACATATGGGTTCATCGCACTGATTTCAATGATATCCATCGCGAACATCTTCAATACGATTTCAACGAGCATTTCCTTGAGAAAAAGGGAATTCGCCATGCTGAAATCCGTTGGGATGACGCCAAAAGGATTTAATAAAATGATCAACTATGAAAGCATCTTTTACGGAGTTAAGGCATTGCTGTACGGGCTGCCGATCAGTATCGGTGTCATGTATCTGATCCACAGATCTGTCGGAGAGACCTTCGATTACGGGTTCGTGCTGCCGTGGATCGATATCCTATCTGTCATCGCGGCGATTTTCATCATCGTCAGCTCGGCCATGCTTTATTCAATCGGAAAGGTCAAGAAGCAGAATATCATTGAAGGTTTGAAGCAAGAGAATATATAGACGAAAGGAGATGGGCTTTTATAGGCTCATCTTTTTTTATGGTAGAAAGAAGGAAGCCCGGTAATATTTCTTGAAACTCAAATAAAAGAAGGAATTAAGAAAAAGTTGTCAAATCTATTTCAGAAGCACGATATCTGAGGAGGTCATTCCATTTGAGTATCCCTTTCGAAGTAAAAAGAAACTTTCAGGTTTCAAAAGAAGTAGCATATAGAAGTCTATTAGATCTTGATTCTGCCAAAGACTGGATGCAAGGGTTGGTGAAAATCGAGCGGATGGATGAAGGGCCGCTCCGTGAAGGCAGTCAGTGGAGGGAAACGAGGAGGATGTTCGGCAAAGAGGCTTCGGAACACTTTGAGGTAGTGGAGCTTAAAGAGCCTGATAAGATTGTGCTGCGATGCGACGGTACGAAGGGGACGACAGGTAAAGGAGAATTTGTATTTACCTATCTGCTTGCTTCATCAGGTGATCAAACTGAAGTGACCTTACTTGGAGAAATCAGAGGACTGACCGGCCTGTCAAAATTGTTCGGTAAGCTAATGGCAGGCGTCTTTAAGAAGGCTTGCGCAAAGGATTTGGATTCATTGAGAGAGTATTTGGAGAAAAATAAAGTGGCAAGCTCCTGACAGTGTCAATCGGAAATGGTATAATCTTTTAGAAGGAAAGTTAGCGTTAAAAGCAGTCTGTAGTTGATCTCGTACATTTTATTATAATAATAAAACCTTTTTAGGAAGTGGATTTTTATAGAGGCAGCTCTATTTTCGCCACACAATGTCAATTGACAATTGTGTGGTTTTTTTATGTGTAGAAAAGGGGGAGAAAAAATGAAAACGTGGCAATATGCATCGATTGTATTTTTGGGTGGATGCTGTTATGGGATATTATCAACATTTGTCAAACTTGCTTATTCAGCAGGTTTTTCAGTAACAGAGGTAACAGGTGGCCAATATTTATTTGGAGCTTTGCTTACCTGGGTGCTGGTTCTGTTTACAAAAAAGAAAAGAATACCTTTCAATCAAGCTTTCAAACTATTATTATCTGGAATTCCATTTGGACTGACAGGTGTGTTCTATTATCAGGCGCTGCAGACACTGAATGCTTCGCTTGCAATCATTTTTCTATTTCAGTTTGTTTGGATCGGAACGCTATTCGAGTGGATCTTCTATAAAGAAAAACCAACTAAAGGTAAAATCATCTCAATTGGTATACTAATAATCGGCTCCATTTTAGCTGCAGGTGCATTTGCAAAGAGTGAAGTTGTTCTATCCTTGCAAGGAACTGCCTGGGGGTTACTTTCGGCTTTGACGTTTACCACTTTTATAACACTCAGCAGTTCTGTCGGAAAAGATTCTCCACCCGTCTTGAAAAGTGCTTTCCTTTCAACAGGTGGTTTAATTGTCGTATTTTTACTATTTCCACCCACGTTTTTAGTTGATTTACCTACTTTGACGGGGGTCGCACAGTATGGTTTATTGCTCGGCTTCTTTGGCGTTGCTTTACCACCTCTTTTATTTTCAATCGGCATGCCCCATGTTGGACCAGGACTTGGCACAATCTTAACTGCTTCTGAACTCCCAGTGGCTGTAACCATGTCCGCTCTAATATTAGCTGAAGTAGTCAGTTTTTCACAATGGGTAGGAGTCGTGATCATTTTATGTGGAATTGTGCTCGGTAATTTAAAACTGAAAGGTAGAATGAAATCCATCTCATAATGAGAGTACAATGAAAAAAAAGAAAAGAGGTCCGTCCCTCATTGCGGTAAAGCTCTACCGTGGTGAGGGACGGACCTTTTTTAATTTCTCATGATTTCAGGACTTCTTTGAGTTATGAAAGTCTGATTTTAGAGGGAGTTGATAGTTTGGAGCTTTTTATGCAAAGCATGAAAAATTTAACCGCTACTGTCCAGTAACTTTCATAATTCTGATTGTTATGGATGTGGGTGTGTGAGCTTAATTACTTATTTCAATTCACTCATTTCACTCATTGTCTGCATAATCTCCCATATTAAATAAAAAAAGCCAATTCCAAATAAGAGTTTTTTCATAAATTTCACTTAATTTTGCTTATATTCTGAATGGTAGGTTCAAAAAAGCGAGAGATAAGACCTGTAGTAACCAGATGGAACATATAAAATTACGTGGGATGTAAAAGAAGATAGTGACTATCTCGGAAGTTTACTTTGAATCAATGATAGTGGCCCTATATATGATGTAATGGAAAGTGGGGAAAAAGACTTGGTGTTAGCAATTGATAATTTCTATAATACAGGTTTCGGTTATGCTGGAAATGAGAAGTTACTGCATGCCGGACCATTCATCCAATGGTGGCATGTTACCGGTACAAACGTAAACAAGCCTGTCAGCATCACAGTCTTCAGTTATAACCGGGTGGGTTGGCATGCAGAGATTTTAGACGCCGAGGCAAAGTGAAAGAATATGCTGATATTGAAAATGAACATTCCATTTATGGATTACCGTGGAATCCAAGTTCTGAATATCCTGATGGAGAGTATATGTAACAGTAACTGGTACGGATGATAAAGGTTTCTCCTTAACGTCTGAACCGGAGACCATAACCGTAAAACACTAAGAAATGATGCCTGTCACCGAATGGTGGCAGGCATTTAACATATAGTCAAGTCCTCACTCGAGATTAAGATCCACCAACCATGAAAATACCACCACACATTTATCTTACATTACCCCAAATGACAAACAACAAAAATAAGTCTTTAGGACTGCATAAACAAAACTTAATTGGTTATATAGAACTGAATCAAATGGATAGGTTCGTACGTGTTGCAGCAGCAAAACCCCGATTTACAGTGTACTAGCACCATGCTAACATTCAAAATGAATAGTTCGATTATTCTAAAAAGAATAAAAAAAGGAGTTGACTATCGAAAGGTATTGGCAATAATTTACTAGTTGCACTGAGTTGTCATTCTGAAAGAGAAAAAACGTGAATTGTCGGTTTAGATTGAAAAAAGGCTAAAGGGGGAAAATTTAAGTGAAGTCTACTACTTTAAAGGGAGTAGCGTCAGCTGCTTTAAGTGCTAGTTTATTAATGACTCCAATGAGTTCGATGGCTATGGGGTTGGACTACTTGAAAAAGGCTCCAAATGATCAAAAGGGAATATCGGATGTGGAAGTTGCATTGAAGGGCCTGACTGAGCAGCAAAGATTGCAGTTTACTAACTTGTATTCAGATAAAACCGCCAAATTGCGTATTTCATCCGATGTCAATCTAAATAATGAAGAAAACTTGGATATTATCGTTCAGTTTCAAGTAGATCCTGCAGCAGTACAGGTCGCAAAAGAGAAAGCAAAAGGCAAATCCGCTTCAACCCTTCGATTAGAAGAGGCTCAGGAGAAAGTGGACAAGTCCCATAAAGAATTCAAGGAAAAAATCAACAAAGTAAAATCTGAAAAAAAGAGTAAGATTACAAGAGAATTTAAAAACGCGTTTAACGGCGTATCAATGACAGTACCAGCAAAAGAGGTACTGGAGCTCATCGAATTGCCAGATGTTAAAGCGGTTTGGGTCGATCAAGAGATAAAGCTGGACCTTCCGATAGAAGAAAAAGAAACGATTTCTCCACAGATGAACGATAGTATTCCTTTCTTGGGAGTTGATGGACTCCATGACGAAGGAATCAATGGGAAAGGGATAAAAATAGGAGTCCTGGATACTGGTATTGATTACAACCACCCCGATTTAGAGGGAGTTTACAAAGGGGGTTATGACTTTGTAGATAATGATGATGATCCAATGGAGGCTACATATGAAGAGTGGAAAGGTTTGGATCCTGCTTCATGGCCGGAAACATGGAATGGATCTCCATATTATACATCTCATGGCACGCATGTATCTGGGATAATTGCAGGCCAAGGTCAAAATGATTCCGGCCATGCCATAACAGGTGTTGCGAACGGGGTGGATTTATACGGTTATCGTGTGTTAGGACCATATGGATCGGGATTTACAGGTTCTGTTCTGGCTGGTATTGATAAAGCGGTACAAGATGGGATGGATGTTATTAACCTGTCACTGGGAGCTACAGTAAATGATCCTCTTTATCCAACATCCGTTGCGTTAAATAATGCGATGATTGCTGGAACAGTAGCGCTGGTAGCTGCAGGAAATGCTGGTCCGAATGACTTTACCGTGGGCTCCCCTGGAACATCACCATTAGCCATAACAGTGGGAGCAAGTGACGTTTCTGTCAGTATACCAACTGCAAAAGGCGAACTTGGGGAAGATTCATTTGCTCTTCAGTTAATGGCCAAGCATTTTGATGACAATATAACCGAATTGTCAAATACATCCCTGGAGGTTGTGGATGCTGGTTTAGGTTATGCTGAGGAATTTAACGGGAAAGATTATTCTGGAAAGTTAGCGTTGATTAAACGCGGTTCACTCTCATTTAATGAAAAAATTGCAAACGCAAAAAATGCTGGAGCAAGTGCAGTCCTCATATGGAATGATGTTGACGGAAAGATTTCACACTATTTCGGTGAAGGAATTGATTACATTCCTGCTTTTACTTTAACGAAGGAAGAAGGACAAAGACTACAAGATCTTTTAACCGAAGAGAAAATGTTTACATTTAAGGAAATCAGCGAGATCAAAACAGAAGGAGATAAATTAGCGGAATTCAGTTCTCGTGGACCAGCTTTAAAAACATACGATATTAAACCAGAAATTACAGCACCAGGGGTTAGTATCTTATCGACCGTACCAGCTTATATAAATGATAAGGAAGATACATCAAATTACCAATATGCATATGAAAGATTGTCTGGAACTTCCATGGCCACGCCATATGCCGCTGGTGTTGCTGCCCTGATACTTCAAAACAATCCTGAATATTCACCATTTGATGTGAAAACGGCATTAATGAATACGGCAGACGACTTAAGTGAAGATTACAGTGTATTTGAAGTAGGTGCCGGCAGAGTCGACCCAACTAATGCTGTTCATTCTGAAGTGAAGCTTCAAGTAATGGACGAAACGATCTCTTTAGATGAATCTTATAATGAAATTGTCATTGATGATATCACAGGAGCCATTGCTTTTGGGTATCATTATAAACAAAAAGATTCATCAACAGCAGATGGGAGAACAGTAGAATTACAGAATAATAGTGACGAAAAGAAAGATTTTAATGTAAATGTAGAACTATTGTCTTCTGAAATTTCAGGTGCAAATAATGCAGAAACGAATGACATTGTCTTTACTGTAAATGACAAAGTCTCTGTAGAGGCTAACAGTAAAGTTGAAATGACACCAAGTATCGAAGTGCCGAAAGAAGCAGAGGCAGGAACATATGAAGGCTATATCCATTTCACAAATGCGGATAACGAACATGAGAAATATCAGATCCCTTTCTCCATCATCGTGGCTGATAGAGGAATAAATTATTCAGTCGATCGACCTGCGTTTGCTTCAGACGCCAG is a genomic window of Rossellomorea sp. y25 containing:
- a CDS encoding SRPBCC family protein, which encodes MSIPFEVKRNFQVSKEVAYRSLLDLDSAKDWMQGLVKIERMDEGPLREGSQWRETRRMFGKEASEHFEVVELKEPDKIVLRCDGTKGTTGKGEFVFTYLLASSGDQTEVTLLGEIRGLTGLSKLFGKLMAGVFKKACAKDLDSLREYLEKNKVASS
- a CDS encoding S8 family serine peptidase, with amino-acid sequence MKSTTLKGVASAALSASLLMTPMSSMAMGLDYLKKAPNDQKGISDVEVALKGLTEQQRLQFTNLYSDKTAKLRISSDVNLNNEENLDIIVQFQVDPAAVQVAKEKAKGKSASTLRLEEAQEKVDKSHKEFKEKINKVKSEKKSKITREFKNAFNGVSMTVPAKEVLELIELPDVKAVWVDQEIKLDLPIEEKETISPQMNDSIPFLGVDGLHDEGINGKGIKIGVLDTGIDYNHPDLEGVYKGGYDFVDNDDDPMEATYEEWKGLDPASWPETWNGSPYYTSHGTHVSGIIAGQGQNDSGHAITGVANGVDLYGYRVLGPYGSGFTGSVLAGIDKAVQDGMDVINLSLGATVNDPLYPTSVALNNAMIAGTVALVAAGNAGPNDFTVGSPGTSPLAITVGASDVSVSIPTAKGELGEDSFALQLMAKHFDDNITELSNTSLEVVDAGLGYAEEFNGKDYSGKLALIKRGSLSFNEKIANAKNAGASAVLIWNDVDGKISHYFGEGIDYIPAFTLTKEEGQRLQDLLTEEKMFTFKEISEIKTEGDKLAEFSSRGPALKTYDIKPEITAPGVSILSTVPAYINDKEDTSNYQYAYERLSGTSMATPYAAGVAALILQNNPEYSPFDVKTALMNTADDLSEDYSVFEVGAGRVDPTNAVHSEVKLQVMDETISLDESYNEIVIDDITGAIAFGYHYKQKDSSTADGRTVELQNNSDEKKDFNVNVELLSSEISGANNAETNDIVFTVNDKVSVEANSKVEMTPSIEVPKEAEAGTYEGYIHFTNADNEHEKYQIPFSIIVADRGINYSVDRPAFASDASMYHAHMSVPATFLNVGLRSPMETMDLVVKDGDTGEYLGYLGWINTEFLNEQLGVDFLVPFVFGSGAYYPFTGDEENPISEEMVLAPDGAYELEIIGTNEEGEMFQPSDYVFIDNQVPEITMEKEPGVYEIEYNKDDEQGVSWFNGKVYDSNVDAMKEKGLKEIKNNRDGQLSPVDQGLNTVVGYDSKGWGFPTHYFTPEADGSFKFGVTPEEVANGQYVDFGFYGFDAATAGDQSKGMHKYYFIEKGEKYAKADLDKDELYLGDEVTVTLTLKNVEKFIGGEFKLSYQNSYYEFVDAQINPEFKKFAEEKKLSTRVEVGEIKHDLWEDQIPVSAFLEGDSLEGADGDMPILNVTFKVTNDEFYDYIPSFNFTEAKYHKLGEEEVVQVPGFITDQLEIVPKQSVVWGYLGPEAFLHEEGWVNVDLHGKGVEITAISPDGTKYEGELVESSKSIFEIHGIPASEDTYKVVVKAPGHFESHTTVTVGEVVNGEVLGIKERMYPGLQLAGDVNGDHVIDIKDAFFLKNHINKPGERPLKADINQDGAIDATDMSFVVNNYLKVNEMVDNAPSPTEKHGGKSLEDILKEVGLSDLLN
- a CDS encoding DMT family transporter, producing MKTWQYASIVFLGGCCYGILSTFVKLAYSAGFSVTEVTGGQYLFGALLTWVLVLFTKKKRIPFNQAFKLLLSGIPFGLTGVFYYQALQTLNASLAIIFLFQFVWIGTLFEWIFYKEKPTKGKIISIGILIIGSILAAGAFAKSEVVLSLQGTAWGLLSALTFTTFITLSSSVGKDSPPVLKSAFLSTGGLIVVFLLFPPTFLVDLPTLTGVAQYGLLLGFFGVALPPLLFSIGMPHVGPGLGTILTASELPVAVTMSALILAEVVSFSQWVGVVIILCGIVLGNLKLKGRMKSIS